From the genome of Primulina huaijiensis isolate GDHJ02 chromosome 11, ASM1229523v2, whole genome shotgun sequence:
tGTTCGGGCTTATAATTGATATCATAGTCAATGTCATGAATTCGATTTTCATTTATTGCAAATAGTACAATTATTTAGAGAGATTGTTGATATGCAATAATTATTGTTGCTGTTGGGTAGAGCGATTGAAACTTGGTGCTTGGACTGCtatgtgatttaaaatatttgaattacaaTATTATCATTAGTTATAACTTTTAGTAAGACGACAAGCGTTTGATCATACACTTGACAACGAAATACATaaattccatattaattaatgtACGCTGCTTGGTAATGATCTAAgagcgtgtgtgtgtgtgtgtgtgtgtgtgtgtgtgtgtgtgtgtgtgtgtatatatatatatatatatatatatatttNNNNNNNNNNNNATATTatgcattaattaaatcaacAGTAGCTACATCCATCAACCACGATGGGTAAAAACCATCCATCCAACATGAACGAGAAGGATGAGATAAAGCAAAATGCGCCAAACAGTGCGCTAACTTGTTTGCATTTCTACTAACATGATTTAACTTGTTAAATCTACCAGAAGTTAAAATATCCAATATGTGCAAGACTAACAGTCCTTGATTGTTTCGAGCCTCAGACTTCGACATTACCTCTTTAACAGCATTACAGGAGTCCGAGAAGACccaaacatcagaaaagttaCCTCTCACAGCAAGCATTAAACCAAAATGGATAGCCGAGAGCTCTGCCTCCAACACTGATCCTGGtctaagtatatatatatatatttgtgtgtgtgtgtgtgtgtgttttttttttttttttttttaagacgATAGCAAGTGGTATGTAGTTCGTGCAAGTTTCTCATGATTTAGTGGACGAATTATTTTTCACGGGCTTGGCGTACAccattattttctttatttaattttttattttaaatattaaagtaaataatatatattttgtatacttTATTTTTCCACCCCAAAGTGCGAAACGACGAATATCCATGCAGATGTCTACACTGtgaaaaactaaataattatcTTTCAGTCCTGTtattatcttttaaataaaattaaattctttttatatgtatttttttttctatattatTGCAGACACATTGTATGCTCAAGTACTAGTTATTATATTAAGATTATTGCTAAGAATTGAATATAATCAACATTTGGGTCTAATATATGATGTGAATTtctgattttaaatatgttgatTAATATTTGTCTTCATCATTTTGATATATCTCGAACGAAGGGGACAAACATTGATATTAAAATGTATATCTCTACTTTACacaatgtaatttttttaatgaattcggtaattaatttaatttataattttttttattagaaggTACTAAACATTAATCATCTACCTTTTACGAAGTAAGATTTATCAATTTGAAGTAAATTATTGGGTTCCGCTGTATTTTTTGTGAATGAGAACCCATAtatactatatatttttttttaattgttttcaacTCTGCTAAGATATTCAAATAATTGtagtttaataataataataataataataataataataataataatagtaaatcCGTCACCAACGAAAGCATACTACATGTACCATATAACGTGGAAAATTGATACCTGAGAACTacatcttcattttttttcattgaaCTTTCAATAAGATTTTGGTATCTTATTTttagtaagtctcttgtgagacgatctcacgaatttttatctgtgagacgagtcaatcatctcgatattcacaataaaaagtaatatttttagcataaaaagtaatattttttcatggatgacccaaataagatattattagacccacgaaattgatttgtgagatcgtctcacaagaatttttgtatCTTATTTTTGCCTTCAAACATGTAAAATAACTAGTAATAACATAGAATGATATAACTTTTTGAATGGAAGTTAAATACACTATTGCTCtaacattaaataaattttttaaaaaaaaatacgcacccaatttaatttaagtttgataaaaatttatttttatttagagatatattgttttcttgaatataattattaattttattttgtacatTATTTTTGGACCATCCAAaacgaaaagaaatttgttccatgagaaaaagaaaaggaaaggttaaaaataataaagaacaTTACCAATCTCTAGTTGGAAAAGGACAGTCCCACGCCGTCATCAAGTCTTGACTGTGAAtctatgttatatatatatatatatatatgcgcgCGCGTGTACAGAGAGTAGAGAGAAGTAAACTTGCCGGCATTCATCGTTTCTCTCTAAATAAGATTGGATTTGTGTTCTAGAGTATcttattttagttaatttttattaagcGTGTTGAATAGTCAATAGCACAGctcattaattttattcaaGACCCAGTCTTTTTCATCATTCTTTGAAGAATTTTGTGGCAGGTAATCAACAATTCCTCAATCTGCGCAGACTGTTTCTGGGCTTGTTTCGTTTTTGTTCAAGATTTGAGTTTGTTCGAGAATCTGGCAATTGATTTTCTTTGATCCGGTTTTAAAGTTTGATTCTTTTTCAATATACTGTTATGCGTGAAGCTATGGCGTAAATTATGGCTCCTTGGTTTGTGGTTTTGAATTGTCGAAGAAGCTGATTTTTCGTTTCAAAGTCCGGTCGGGTGTTGCATGAGAGTATtcgattttgtattgaattggGTCTTGATTTATGTGGTTGGATTCACCTTAATTATATGATGGATGCCATTTTCTTCACGGGTTTCTGAAAACTGAGAAATTTTGAAGAGATTATACAGTGGATTGACTGTTATTTACGAGTTTGGAAGAGGGTTTTGATTGTTGTTGGTGAAAACTATGGGTTGTGTGTGTGGTAAAGCTTCTTCAGTAATCAAAGACAGTGAGGAGAGTCCTAAGCAGAGAGAATTGATTAGGAAAACATCAGAATTACGTGCGGCTCGAGCGATTTCCTCAAAAAGAGATGAGAGCTTTCGTCTGAAGGAGAACTTGGAGAATCGTAGTGTAAGAATTGGATTGATTGATAAAAAAGTAAACGGATCAAGAAGGGTGAGAGATGATTACTATGACAAGAAAAGAGAAGCCCCTGAAACCGCGAACAATTTTCCTTTAGTGGCAAATATTCCTAAAGCTGTAGAAGGAGAACAGGTTGCAGCTGGATGGCCATCTTGGCTCGTTGCAGGGGCAGGTGAAGCTATTCGGGGATGGATACCCCGTAAAGCAGACACTTTCGAAAAGCTTGATAAGGTATTTTTTTGGTCTTCTTGTTCAATTCATTACAAGATATGTACTTTCTATAGTGTGAAAGTATGATTTGAATGCCTTTTCTAAATCAAACTAAAGCATGTAGTTTTCGCAGAAATTCGAGAGTTAAAGGTTTTATCAACTAAATTGTTTCTGAAGTATGCTGGTCTTGTTCCTTTAGTTCAGGGTTACCTGGGATTTGCGGAGAAGCATATCCAAAGGATGCATCCCAGAATGAAAGCTGTGTGCATATTCCcaaatttgtcatttttttgtagtgaaaaATATCTCTTCCTTTCATATACATGCAAGGGACTGGCCAGGGATTTGTGTTCGGTGTTCCatttttatgtgatttgttttGGGTTCTTTTGTGATAGCATTTTATAATTGCAGATAGGCCAGGGTACTTACAGTAGTGTGTACAAGGGTCGTGATCTCTTGCAAAACAAAGTTGTTGCTCTTAAAAAAGTTCGTTTTGATAATATGGATCCAGAAAGTGTCAAATTTATGGTCAGGGAGATTCTTATTTTGCGAAGCCTTGATCATCCAAATATAATCAAACTGGAAGGCTTGGTCACTTCAAGAACATCATCCAGTTTATATCTCGTTTTTGAATATATGGAACATGATCTCACTGGACTCGCTTCACTCCCTGGAGTCAAGTTTACAGAAGCGCAGGTAAATTTTTGTGATGAATTCTTCTATCTTGTTTCCTGTCTTAAATGCAACACTAATTGGAAAAATTTTAACTTTGGTTTCTGGTTTATTTTTTAGGTGAAGTGCTACATGCAGCAGCTGTTGTCTGGATTAGATTATTGTCATAATCGTGGTGTCCTGCATCGAGATATTAAGGGTTCAAATCTTTTAGTTGATAATAATGGCATCTTGAAGATCGCAGATTTTGGCTTAGCATGTTGTTTTGATAGTCGTCAAAGTGTTCCATTAACAAGCCGTGTTGTGACTTTGTGGTATCGGCCACCAGAACTTTTACTTGGAGCAACTCAGTATGGAGTTGCTGTGGATTTATGGAGTACTGGCTGTATCCTTGGAGAATTATGTGTCGGCAAGCCCATCATGCCTGGAAGGACAGAGGTATTATTTGGAACATGGCTTTTATCATGCGAACTCATAATTTCTGGATACTTATCTATTGAATTTTAGTCGATGTTTGTTCTTTTCTTGCATATACGGCTCATTCCTTTGGCGGTTCTTTTTCATAAGGCTAGTCTTATAACTTTTTTAGGTTGAGCAATTACATAAGATATTCAAGCTTTGTGGTTCTCCCTCCGAGGATTACTGGAGGAAGTCAAAATTACCTCATTCGACTGTGTTTAAGCCAGTTCAGCCATATAGACGGCGAATTGCCGAAACATTTAAGGATCTTCCTGCTGCTGCCGTGAGCCTCATGGAGACCTTACTCTCAATTGATCCTTCTGGTCGAAGTACTGCTGCTAGTGCTCTCAAAAGTGAGGTTAGTCCTCTCCGTCTCTTCCTTtctctctctatatatacatatatatgtatgtgtgcgTGCGTGCGCGTGTGTGTGGATACATTTGCGACCATCCTAGAATTATCTATGAGGCTTGAGATACTAGTTGACCGATGTCCCTTTGTACAATTTAGGATATGGTCTTGGCTTATGGATATCATATTGTGCTCTATGttcttttgtttattattttcttaCAGTTCTTCTCAACAAAACCATTTGCTTGCTCTCCATCAAGTTTACCGAAGTACCCTCCAAGCAAAGAAATAGATGCAAAACTACGGGAAGAGGAAGCAAGAAGGTATGTGCTGTGACGATATTGTGATTTTCTATTTTTGGGTACTTATTTGTGAAAATAAGTTTCTTTAGTTTTGATCTATTGCAAATTAAGCCTTCTAAAGATATATTGGCACGAAATGGGACCCTAAGTAAGGGACAAAGGGGTGAAAGGACATTGTTACTTAATTTTGCTTGCTGGCTTGTTAGCTTGTATTTTGAACTATATTTTTACAGGCAAGGGATCCATGGAGTTAAGGGACAAAGGGGTGCAAATGAATTCAAAAGAATGAAGGAATTGCAAGCTGCTCCAGTACCCGATACTAATACCGAGTTAGCAAGATCGATGCAGGTATTTGATAGATTCAGTCTTAAactcaaataaacaaaactTAATTCAATTTTCAAACCTAAAGGATTGTTTTTGGGAAAAAGGGTAGTATGGGtatttttgggaattttttttGGTAGTATTGGAAACCAAAAATAATTACTTTAATGGTCTGACCCTTAATAATATAGCGGATTAATGGGCTTTGGTATGGGGTTTTATAATATGTAAATCCTCCACCTTCATGATGAAAGCTCGATTCTTTTTCTAACAAGCTTTTAGTCCTCACTGTTAGATCTATCTGTTATCAGGATATAGGAAACTTTGTATTTTTTGGATGGCACGTACTGGAAttcaaatacatgtttataCTCGTGTCTTCCGGTCCATTCTACCCCGATCCCATTTTTTTCCCCTCTTTTTTCTGTGGCCTGATAAATTGGAATCTGGCATTTTTCTATGCCTTTTTTCCCCAGAGGAGGCGAGACCATCCTAATTCAAAGAGCCGGAGCGAAATGTTCGACTCTCAGGAGGAAGAAGCTGCTTCAGGTTTTCCAATTGATACCCGGCAGCCTGTACAAGGTATGATAGAAACGAGCAAAGATCATCCCCAGAAATGCCCAGAAAGATATTCTCATTCAGGGCCCCTTGCCCCAGGAGTGGGGTGGACATACTCTGGCAGGAAAAACGACGATATTTCCACTGGTTCTACTAGAAGTGATTTATCCGCACTATCAGGTTTGGTAGCATCCAGGGCTTTTGCAACAGCTGAATCCCGAGACGAGTGGGCTTCACATGCAGAAGCTGCAAGTCAAGCAGGTAGACTTTCCGAATCATTTGGAGATCCAGCGAGGAAGCAGGATCGAAAACATCCCAGGCGTATCTTTTCTGGCACCCGACAAATAGAAAATGGAAGAGCTAGCACAAAAGAACCAGTTATAGTAAGCTTCAGCACTAAACTTGAAAAACACCTTGTTTTTGTCTTATAATTTCATCATCTTTCTACAGCTGCCCGAAATGATCACCTAATCTCCTAGTTGCTTCCATTTTATGCATACTATATGGAGTAGTGGGGAGATCCAGGGATGGATTTGGGAGAGGGTTGATGTAATAGAATTTAGGGAGAAATATactattctaaaaaaaattgcttCGCCTCGATCCCTGCGGGATCCTCCCTTGTTGATTTGTTTGGCTTATATAAAAAGGCTTTCATGTATTCTCTCCTCAGGATGGACATGACAACAAAGAGAGAAAATATCATTTCTCAGGTCCAATACTTGTCCCTTCAAATAATATAGACCAGGTTCTCAAGGAGCATGATCGCCGGATCCAAGAAGTCGCGCGACGCATGAGGCACGAGAAAGCAAAAATTGGTAGAGCCCGGCCTCAGGAGGCGCGTGTTTGAAGTTTCATCCCTACCATGTAAATAGATGGTTTTAGTGTATATTTATTCTGATCATTGAGGATTAATGTTTCTATATTTTCAGTATTACGGTCAAATCTTTGCATGAAATGATTGCAAGATAATTGGTTGCTGTAATGCGATGTAGTGATGTTCGGtaaaaaaatttgcatttttggcGTCGTATTTATAGAATTTTGGATTTTAGTTCAATGTCTATAGAGTTCTCCAATGTAACCCCTTTCTCAATCCTATAATTATTTGATCATATTCCCCGAAAATTCCTTACTTTGACATTTTAATTGTAATAAGAAAAACAATTACACGTGCAAATaacaaatttcttttaaatataaatgaatatatacatgtataaataaatatattttgtgacGTCCGGGCGAAAAGGATAAGAGATGATCGTCGGTGTTGTGAGATTGCATAGACAATGAGCGGTTTTTGACAAACTTCTAAGCTAAAGGAACATGAATAAAGGCGAAGGGAACGTGAATGGATCGATTCAATATCGAAATGAACCGATCCAATACTTAGTCACATCCTTCCTCCAACGCCTAAGTATATAAATCTCAGGAATGGACGACACCTTGTTACGAATTAAAACTGTAACTGCGTGCCCACATACAGTTCCTCTAAACTCGAATAAATGACAACTACACACAATGGTACACTCGTCTCTGTCAAACGTCGAGGgaaacccttttttttttttttaaagaaatgaaCTTATATATTTTAAGATTGACAATTGCaccctttaattttttttaattttgcgtATTGCACCCTCGAGAAAAGTTGTTGGAGGATTCAAAACGAGGGCCGGGTATCGGATGAAATGTGGGTTGGATCGGGGGTGATCATCATTGGGCTTATGGCAGAAAGTCCGAGAAATATGCATATCATTTtgaactgaaaataataaaaagttaaTTTCATTTTTGGCTATTTTcgtacatattttaaaaataattcttcaCAACTTTgatttagtattattttaaaattaactaGATCCATCTTATAATTAGACATGTATGTCAGAAATATGATTATAATAATGTAACTAACATTATAATTACTTGATTATAtacattataattttaaaatataaaataaatagcaTAACTAATAATTAACAACGTGATGGGATTAATCGGGCAGCAAATGCAGTAGAAATTTGTGAGCCGCTTAAGTAGGCAGTTGAAAAAAAATCCAAGCTGGATTAGATTCAAAGTTTTGAATTATTAGAAACTAGTTTTTCACCCGTGCGATGCACGGactgttgggtgcaataattgtccctgcttggtagagcgatcgaaccgtggtggttgagctgctgtg
Proteins encoded in this window:
- the LOC140987584 gene encoding probable serine/threonine-protein kinase At1g54610, whose translation is MGCVCGKASSVIKDSEESPKQRELIRKTSELRAARAISSKRDESFRLKENLENRSVRIGLIDKKVNGSRRVRDDYYDKKREAPETANNFPLVANIPKAVEGEQVAAGWPSWLVAGAGEAIRGWIPRKADTFEKLDKIGQGTYSSVYKGRDLLQNKVVALKKVRFDNMDPESVKFMVREILILRSLDHPNIIKLEGLVTSRTSSSLYLVFEYMEHDLTGLASLPGVKFTEAQVKCYMQQLLSGLDYCHNRGVLHRDIKGSNLLVDNNGILKIADFGLACCFDSRQSVPLTSRVVTLWYRPPELLLGATQYGVAVDLWSTGCILGELCVGKPIMPGRTEVEQLHKIFKLCGSPSEDYWRKSKLPHSTVFKPVQPYRRRIAETFKDLPAAAVSLMETLLSIDPSGRSTAASALKSEFFSTKPFACSPSSLPKYPPSKEIDAKLREEEARRQGIHGVKGQRGANEFKRMKELQAAPVPDTNTELARSMQRRRDHPNSKSRSEMFDSQEEEAASGFPIDTRQPVQGMIETSKDHPQKCPERYSHSGPLAPGVGWTYSGRKNDDISTGSTRSDLSALSGLVASRAFATAESRDEWASHAEAASQAGRLSESFGDPARKQDRKHPRRIFSGTRQIENGRASTKEPVIDGHDNKERKYHFSGPILVPSNNIDQVLKEHDRRIQEVARRMRHEKAKIGRARPQEARV